AGAGATGTTATGCTTGCCAAAGACTCAGACACTTTACTTATCAAAACAAAACAAGGTCGCAGCGTTTCAATGGACTTTAAGGATTTCACTGAGGAAGCGGAAATATTTGAAGGAGAGGGACCGAACGCAGAGGTTTTAAAACAGAGGGAGTTAGAGGAACTCGAAGACCgtaagaaaaaaaggaaacgTGCTGCAGGTCTTTCgtctatgaaaaaaatatttgaaaacaagGAAAAATTAGCGGAAGTACAGGAaatagaagaagaaaaaatgcGTCAAGAACGTGTGGCAAAGAAAGCTAAACTAGAAGTAACTAAGCATGAAAAACATGATATTAAAAGTTTTTCGTGTAATAATTTTGACCTTCATCATATGCGATCGAAATCGAGTATGGTTATGTGCAGCGGTGACTGGAGAGATCAAATACATCCACTGCTTGAAACATGGGACTGGGATTTGTTTGAAAAGGAAGTAAACAATGAATTCTTTACACCTAAAGTGACTGCACTCCCGTCACCTCTAAATATAACGCCCTATCATTGTGATACCGAAGTACATGAAGTGGACCGCAATATAGGTGAAGTTTCGGTTCCTCTTGAAAATGTGCCTTGTGTGAATCCTTTAAAAGTAATAAAGTCACGGCCCTCGGAAGCAGTGTTAAGTGCCGTTGCAGAACTTTCCGAAGAGCGCTTAATAGAAACGTCCAATATAACAGAAAAGTTACTCAACTCTGATAAACTTGATATGCTTCCTACGCTAGAAAATTTGACGGAAGttgttaaaaatatcaaaaaaggaaaaagagaaaaaattgcaaaaatatcAGGTCTAACTTTAGACATAAATAAAGCAAAGAAGTTTATTCCCGGTCAACATATAAATACACCTCAGGGCCCCGTTTTTGTACCCGGTCAAACAGTGGAAACACCCTCTGGGCCTGTGTTTGTTCCTGGTCTTAGTGTGAATACTCCTGCAGGACCAGGCCTGATACCCggacatattattaataatgaaaatactaatgagCCATTTTTCCTTGCTGGACAAGTTTTACAAACAGAAAATGGAGATGAGTTTGTTTGCGGgcaaacaattaaaaataaagatgaGAAATATCGCTTTACTGAAGGACATACTGTTTTGTCTGAAGAAGGTCTTAAATTCGTTCCTGGAAAGGTGATAAATAATGGATCAGAAGAGGTGTTTGTTCCGGGCCAAACAATAATGACTCCAGATGGAGTTAAATTCGTACCAGGACAAACAGTAACGGAGAATGGCAATATTGTTTTCACACCTGGACAAAATGCAAAAATAAACAATGACTGGCAGTTTGTGCCTGGACAAGTGATACATCATGAAGATGAATTACAATTTGTTCCGGGAGCTACACTGGCTACACCGAATGGACTTAAATTTGTACCTGGTCAAACAGTTACTACAAATGGTGAAACAGTCTTTGTTCCTGGTATTACAAAGATAGGTGACAATGGCCTAGAGTTTGTTCCTGGAACAACCGTTGATACAATCGATGGGCCAAAATTCATTGAAGGGCAAGTTGTTCACACAGATTGCGGTGAAAAGTTCGTCCCTGGTAAAACTATTGTTCAAGCTAACGGCAACGTAGAGTTTTCAGTTGCCAAGACAATAGAAGATATAACTTTTACTGAAAACACGCCTGTTGGGTTACCGATTGACATTAAAACATGCTCTTTATCTGAGGAATCCTTATATGTATTCGGTCATATGGTACAATCAACCAAAGGCATAGAATTTTATCCAGGACCTAAAGCTCCGGCGTTGGATGGTAAAGTAGTTCCAGGGCGTCTTGTAAAAAATGAAGCAAATCAATCTCGTTTCGTTCCAGGAATGATGATAGAAGGAGTGTTTGTGCCAGGACAAATAGTCTTCACAGAAAATGGAGAACAATTTGTACCCGGTCAAGTAGTCGATACAACTGATGGACCTAAATTCGTTCCTGGACAAGTAGTAAATACAAAAAGTGGGCCTAAATTTGTTCCAGGACAAACTATACATACAATTGATGGCCCACGATTTGTACCTGGACAAATTATTGAAACAAAAGCTGGCCCAACCTTCATTCCTGGACAAGTTATATCAACAGAAGATGAAGGTTCCAGATTCGTCCCCGGTCAAGTGGTTGACACTGATGAAGGTCCAAGATTTGTTCCTGGTAGAGTAATTGAAAACGATGATCAAGGAGTGACTTTTGTCCCTGGCCAAATTGTTCAGACGCCTGAAGGTCTCAAATTTGTAGCTCCTGATCTTACTGAAGGTGAAGAAGGTCTCGAATTTTCTGTACAAAGTTTTGTTGTCACTCCAGAAGAACTAAAactgttaaaagttaaaactaaccCAAATGACACTTCCTCTACAAAAGGAGAGTTGACTATCGACAGAAAAATGCTAAGGCAATTGTCAGAAGCAGGAATGTCAATTGGGAGGCAAGTTCCTACTGATTTACctgctattaatattatattgaatcaTACAAAGAATGCCGAAGTCTTGAAAGCTTTTGTTACAGATTTTGGATTAAAAGATGATGTAGCAAATCAGCTAATGGAAGTAATTACATCCATAATAGAAATGAGTACCCACTTGAAATCTGAAAtctataaaaatcataaaaataacgGATTGATCAAAGAAAGTAAAAGAGGCAGAGGTAATAAAAAAAGGTTAGATGTTCAAGATCATGATGATTTTAATGGAGATAAAGAGCAGCATGCTCACCAGGAAAAAGTGAAAAATTCAATTGCAGCTGCTGTATTGGCTGCTTTAGTCACAGCAGAGCAATTTgaagaaattaataataacaatggaAAAGAAAAATATCAGCATATATTGAAATCAATTGATACAATTCTGGGAAAAACTATTGATGAAGACTTCGTATCTGCCATGTATAAAATTCTTCaaacagaagaaaataaagaaGTTCTATGCGAAGAAATACTTGAAAATTccacaaattcaaaagtagaatTAATCAAAATTGCAATCAATAGTGCATTGGATAAACATTCCTATACTGAAGAAGAGATAATTGACAAATTTAGTGACTTTCTTAGCAGTGAAAATCAAGTGCTTGGACctgcttttaaaaatatttcaaaaaatgaTACAAACTTACTACACCATGTTTTGAGCCGCATATCAGACTCCATTTCATTTATAAAAACGGATCATGAGGCTGTTGAAACTTTACAAAAAGCTATCGTATCTGCTGTACAAGAGACTAGTAGCAAAACATTGGAAACAATTTTCGAAGACTCCAATAAAGAAATGATGAAAGAAGTAATTATTCAGGCAGTGGGTCTTGCAAAAGTTCTTGGATTGAGTGATGTAGCCAAAAGTTTGCTCTGCATTTTAAGGGATGATCACAGTTTAGCAAAAATAGAAAATGATGAGATGTGTATGAGTATCCTCAAAAGACTCACAGTTATGAGAAAACTCGCGGAACAGACTCCTAGTTTACATTCTGCACTTCGTAAACTAGAAGCAGATCCAGAGCTAGCTCGCACAGATCCTAAAGTTAGGGATTTGGTGCGAGAGAGTGCTGCACTAATGATAGTTCCGGAAGAAGCTCCTCTAATGACATCTGATGATATTCCTTTGAGCTTGCTTCATCCTGAAAATAGCTTAGCAATGGAAGATTTCCTATTTCAGCGTAAAAAGCTTCCTGGTGCCTTATTAATAATGAAGAAAGGTTTGCAAGCCGTTGTTCCTCGGGAAGCCAGTCGCGCTGTTCTTACTGGTCAGGTGGCTTATACAGTATTAGATGAAAATGGTATAAGACATTTCGAACCTTTACATGTTTTCTCAGCCCTGAATCTCAGTCAGCCCACAGCACATCGCTTCAGTATGTACAGTTGTCCAGTACTTGATGACAATGATGAAGACCTTCAAACGTTTACGGGATATTGCAATATAAGTAACAGTCAAAGAATCTCAAAATATACAAATGGTGGTTATAGTAGAAAACATAATGGCGTGCGGCTAGATAGAGAGTACACTAGATCAAGAATAAACAGTTATGATAACACACCTAACTACAGAAGATATCATTCCCCATCCTTGTCGAGTACAAGGTCTAGATCTACGTGTAGCAGAAGTCCGTCTAAGGTAATGGGCAAAATCTTTCAAATCTTAACATagcttataatttttatatgtgcTGGTAGGCatctactactactaactaAATGTAGTTATTTTTGTGACCTCTACAGCGGTCATCagctacaattattattttctatactgccacttcaacttttTTCAAGGTATTAACTGAGTCTTATGTCTTGTTACAGGTGGACGACATCGTGGTAGCGACATCAGACTACACGGCATCAGCTGATGATGAAGTATCCCTAAAAGCGGGAGATATTGTCGAAGTTCTCGATACGAAGGCCGCTCTCGGATTAAAGTGAGTTATGCCTTTGTACTCTTCTTATGTGTGTGGACTTTTCTTTAATTCGAGTAGCCTTGAGTGTAAGTTTTTGTGGGAACAGGCTTGTCACTGGAGTTAGTCTTTTTGGGCTATGATCCCATACCTACTATGTTAATAAATGAGTATGTAGATTTTcgttactaatttttttacgTTATTAATTTAAATCCCGAACTAAAAAATCACTAAGAAGAACTTTTCACGTTTCGCAAATTTCTTTTTAAAGTACAGAAACATAATGCTTTAGAAAAGCAGAAATATGTAGAATTATTGAAATGTGAATATGCTAGCTTTGGCGATATGGACAcagatattattaaaaacaGTGAATCGCCGAATATATTAATGATTCGTCCAAATATGGCTTTCGCAATTATTAACATTTCTTACCAGTTCCAATGACGAGTATTCCTTTAAAAAACTTACACTCGAGGCGCTAGTAAATATCTTCAACGACAGTAAGTACCTTACGCATGAGCCTTGCACAACGGTGCCCTATTTGATGTAGTACATAAATGTATATTTAACTCAAACGGACGTACGTTGTGAAACTGGAGTTACTTGCGCTTTTTAACAGCACACCGAGAATAATTAATCACTTCGCACTGCtacatttcacaagtaaatcACTCTAATACAAATTCACAATATATTATCCTGGCTACACATTCACATCAAGTTTACAACTTTTTTAACGACCTTTAGTACACAAGTACTTATTTTTACCTAAACAAAAAGTTTGAAATAATCAACCACAAGTGtttttaactataataatttcttGTAACTTAATTCACATAAATATGCCGTAAAATCTACAGGATTCTTTATCTTTCTGTCTTTACTTACTTTAAGTTCACatacctaatttatttatttattttggatttCTGATTAATTACCTATCTTCTTCTCATCGTTAgcaactttaattttttaatgatttgtcataataatataaaaaccatAACCATAttaatagtttaaacgctaaaatatagaAACCATACAAAAAATAGCATCCTTGCTAAGTAACTCAtctagattacagatagattgattattaatttcggccgtaaacTTAATTGACAGATCCTTTAGTATCTTTTTTCGAAAGGAAACAATTACGAAACAAATAGCAACTTTAGACtctgttagtttagtttagacattGTGTATTACAGAAATAGCCTCATTgtcgtttaaattttttttgcatcAGCCGTtccaatatatattttttaaagttctaCAAGATGCGAGTCTGTAAAAATCTAAactgaaattatttttgattgCACAACGCGGGGTGTTGCGTGTTTTCTTAGCTTTTGATTTACGCGTTACCTTGTTTTGACAAGCTCGTAAATTACAACTGAATGCGTAAAGCGGTCAATCATAACTGAACAAGCCGAGGTGAATGTTTTACAGAATTAATTACAAGCAAGGCCTTTAAACCTACTTATGTATATTTAGTTCTCAGGAACTTCACAAACTTATTTCTCCTTCGCCATTCTACCATAAAAAAGTTAGAAACCGTGAACGTTGGCAACCTTTAGTCGACATTCAATCTACTCCCATGAAACGTTTTTATTAAACGTTTCTGAattttctgatacgaaccgctaaggtgtggaataTGGCCCT
This genomic stretch from Maniola hyperantus chromosome 2, iAphHyp1.2, whole genome shotgun sequence harbors:
- the LOC138404017 gene encoding uncharacterized protein, whose translation is MSFCRITGRSRGLPKPNYFPLLAPISPADAKRCCRITGKSYGLPSHHYIPVLLTARSGKANKCKITNVSGELGPHHYSPEINYGNRKHEMLAGYRYIFPVLDGSTDAQRGLMEVLLTKQVADDKRYVYTVQERRCSLVFSARMEAAVRDGDVRDVMLAKDSDTLLIKTKQGRSVSMDFKDFTEEAEIFEGEGPNAEVLKQRELEELEDRKKKRKRAAGLSSMKKIFENKEKLAEVQEIEEEKMRQERVAKKAKLEVTKHEKHDIKSFSCNNFDLHHMRSKSSMVMCSGDWRDQIHPLLETWDWDLFEKEVNNEFFTPKVTALPSPLNITPYHCDTEVHEVDRNIGEVSVPLENVPCVNPLKVIKSRPSEAVLSAVAELSEERLIETSNITEKLLNSDKLDMLPTLENLTEVVKNIKKGKREKIAKISGLTLDINKAKKFIPGQHINTPQGPVFVPGQTVETPSGPVFVPGLSVNTPAGPGLIPGHIINNENTNEPFFLAGQVLQTENGDEFVCGQTIKNKDEKYRFTEGHTVLSEEGLKFVPGKVINNGSEEVFVPGQTIMTPDGVKFVPGQTVTENGNIVFTPGQNAKINNDWQFVPGQVIHHEDELQFVPGATLATPNGLKFVPGQTVTTNGETVFVPGITKIGDNGLEFVPGTTVDTIDGPKFIEGQVVHTDCGEKFVPGKTIVQANGNVEFSVAKTIEDITFTENTPVGLPIDIKTCSLSEESLYVFGHMVQSTKGIEFYPGPKAPALDGKVVPGRLVKNEANQSRFVPGMMIEGVFVPGQIVFTENGEQFVPGQVVDTTDGPKFVPGQVVNTKSGPKFVPGQTIHTIDGPRFVPGQIIETKAGPTFIPGQVISTEDEGSRFVPGQVVDTDEGPRFVPGRVIENDDQGVTFVPGQIVQTPEGLKFVAPDLTEGEEGLEFSVQSFVVTPEELKLLKVKTNPNDTSSTKGELTIDRKMLRQLSEAGMSIGRQVPTDLPAINIILNHTKNAEVLKAFVTDFGLKDDVANQLMEVITSIIEMSTHLKSEIYKNHKNNGLIKESKRGRGNKKRLDVQDHDDFNGDKEQHAHQEKVKNSIAAAVLAALVTAEQFEEINNNNGKEKYQHILKSIDTILGKTIDEDFVSAMYKILQTEENKEVLCEEILENSTNSKVELIKIAINSALDKHSYTEEEIIDKFSDFLSSENQVLGPAFKNISKNDTNLLHHVLSRISDSISFIKTDHEAVETLQKAIVSAVQETSSKTLETIFEDSNKEMMKEVIIQAVGLAKVLGLSDVAKSLLCILRDDHSLAKIENDEMCMSILKRLTVMRKLAEQTPSLHSALRKLEADPELARTDPKVRDLVRESAALMIVPEEAPLMTSDDIPLSLLHPENSLAMEDFLFQRKKLPGALLIMKKGLQAVVPREASRAVLTGQVAYTVLDENGIRHFEPLHVFSALNLSQPTAHRFSMYSCPVLDDNDEDLQTFTGYCNISNSQRISKYTNGGYSRKHNGVRLDREYTRSRINSYDNTPNYRRYHSPSLSSTRSRSTCSRSPSKVDDIVVATSDYTASADDEVSLKAGDIVEVLDTKAALGLKNPQTDSELDVEAVLLDTTAAKHKLAVRPKKKHASKLVKRCITSNERWLVRVVEDVQGGELCTRQGYVPAHVLKEKLPERDQTALAARRQ